The genomic region GCGCAGCGCGAATGGGCTTGGGCCGCGAAGCGGACCAAGGGGCCGGCCCTTGGTGGGTCAAGGGCGAAGCCCTTGTCTTATCAGCGCTTTCCTTTCCCCGGATGCACCGCGGCGGCGCATTTGCGCATCACCGAGGGCAGCCCGGCTGCGTCAATCTCCGCGAGGGGATGCAGGAACCCCTCCGCCTGGATGTGGTCGACCCGGGCGGCGAACAGGGCGATGCGCAATTCGAAATGGGTAAACCCATGTCGCACTTCCCCGGCCGGCCGCCAGGACGCGGTCATGGGGGCATGCGCCAGGGCCTCGGCGGCGGCCCAGGTTTCGGCGCGCCAGGGGGTGCCGGGCAGTTCGGCCATGCCGCCGAGCAGGCCGCGGGGGGGACGGCGGCGCAGCAGCACGCGGGTTCCGTCGGTGAGCCAGAAATGCGCGCCGTGCCGCAGCGGGCGCGCCGCTTTCGGCGCCTTGCGCGGCAGCTCCGCGGCGATCCCCGCGCGTTGCCCGGCGCAGCCCGCCCGCCAAGGGCACAGGGCGCAGGCGGGAGTCGTCGGTGTGCAAATGGTAGCGCCGAGGTCGAACAGGGCCTGGGCGAAATCCGAGGGCCGGGCCTGCGCGTCAGGATCCGTCCCCAGCCGGGCCGCGCCGGCGGCGATGGCGGGCTTGGATCCGGGCAACGGGTCGGTGATCGCGAACAGCCGGGCGACCACCCGCTCGACATTGCCGTCCACCGGCACGGCCGGCACGTCGAAGGCGATCGCCGCCACCGCCGCGGCGGTATAGGGCCCGATGCCCGGCAGGGCGCGCAGCGCGTCGACATCGCGCGGGAAGTCCCCGCGCGCCGCCACGACCTTGGCGCAGGCATGCAGGTTACGGGCGCGCGCGTAGTAGCCAAGTCCTGCCCAGGCGCGCATCACCTCTTCTTCCGGCGCCGCCGCCAGCGCCGCCACAGTGGGGAATCGCGCCAGGAAAGTTTCGTAGTAGGGTACGACCGCCACCACGGTTGTCTGCTGCAGCATGATTTCGCTCAGCCAGACCCGGTACGGGTCGGGCCGCTCGCCCGGCAGGCTGCGCCAGGGCAGGCGGCGGCGGTGGCGATCGTACCAGGCGAGCAGGGCGGCGGCGGGGATCACGGAGTGGGTATGGGGGCGGATCAGGGAAAGGACAAGCAGCGGGGTGACGCGCCTGCGCCCCGCCCCGAGCCCGCGCGGTTCGTCTACGGCCCCCGCCCGATCGGGGCGCTGGTGCCGGCGCTGCTGAAACCGAGCTTCCGCCGCCGCGCCCCGGCCACCGCGCAACTGGTGGCCGACTGGGAGATGATCATCGGCCCGCGCCTGGCCGCCGAAACCATGCCACGGAAACTCACCGCCTCGGGCACGCTCACCATCGCCTGCACCGGTCCGGTGGCGATGGAACTGCAGCACCTGTCCGAAACGGTGAAGGAACGTATCAACGGCCATCTCGGCAAGGTCGCCGTCACCCAGTTGCGCTTCGTGCAGGATCCGCCACCGGCGGCGAGGCCCGCCCCGCCGCCACCACCCCAGGCCGTCGAGGCCGCCCGGCAGGCGGTCGAGTCGCTTCCACCGGGGCCATTGCGGGATGCCATTGAATCGCTCGGCCGGGTCGTGCTGTCCGGCCGCAAGCGGTGATCCACCCGGCCACGCGGGAGGGCGGGCTCGACTTCACCCGGCCAATGTGCCAACACAACCCCCAGATATTGAGGTTAAAATGCCGCATTCGCGTCGTGTCATACTAGGGCTGGGAGCAGGTCTTGCCGCGTTCGGTGCCGGCGCGCCGCTGCGCCGGGCCGCCGCCGCGACGCCATCCGACGATCCCCGCTTCGCCGAGCGGGCGGTCGGCCGCGCCGATGCGCCGGTAACGGTGATTGAATTCTACTCGCTCACCTGCTCGCACTGCGCCGCCTTCTCGCGCGACACCATGCCGCGGGTGCATCGCGAGCTGATCGAGGCCGGCCGCCTGCGCCTGGTCTACTGGGATTTCCCGCTCGACCAGGTGGCGCTGATGGCCACCGCCATCGCCCGCTCGCTGCCGCCGGAGCGCTACGAGCCGTTCGTCACCACGCTGCTCGCCACCCAGGACCGCTGGGCCTTCGCCCGCGGGGTCAACACCACCGAGGAACTGGCGCGCATGGCCGCCCTCGCCGGCATGCCGCGCGAGGCGTTCAACCGGGCGATCGCCGACACCGAATTGCGCACGTGGATTCTCACCCGGCGCGAGGAAGCCTCGAAGAGCTATGGCATCGAGGCCACGCCGAGCTTCGCATTCAAGGGACCGAAGGCGAAGGACCGCGTCGAATCGGGCGCGCTCGGCTACGACGCCTTCGCGAAGTACGTCGCCGCCGCCGGCTGACGCCGGCGGCCCGACCGCATCCGGGGGACAGACGTTGCCCGTCAGCTTCAGCCGCCTGCGCATCGCGGGATTCAAGAGCTTTGCCGAACCGGTCGTGGTCGACCTGCTGCCGGGCCTGACCGGCATCGTCGGCCCGAACGGCTGCGGCAAGTCCAACGTGGTGGAGGCCCTGCGCTGGGCGATGGGCGAGAACTCCGCCCGCTCGCTGCGCGGCGGCGAAATGGACGACGTCATCTTCGCCGGCACCGCCCACCGCCCCTCGCGCAACATCGCCGAGG from Rhodovastum atsumiense harbors:
- a CDS encoding A/G-specific adenine glycosylase, with translation MRPHTHSVIPAAALLAWYDRHRRRLPWRSLPGERPDPYRVWLSEIMLQQTTVVAVVPYYETFLARFPTVAALAAAPEEEVMRAWAGLGYYARARNLHACAKVVAARGDFPRDVDALRALPGIGPYTAAAVAAIAFDVPAVPVDGNVERVVARLFAITDPLPGSKPAIAAGAARLGTDPDAQARPSDFAQALFDLGATICTPTTPACALCPWRAGCAGQRAGIAAELPRKAPKAARPLRHGAHFWLTDGTRVLLRRRPPRGLLGGMAELPGTPWRAETWAAAEALAHAPMTASWRPAGEVRHGFTHFELRIALFAARVDHIQAEGFLHPLAEIDAAGLPSVMRKCAAAVHPGKGKR
- a CDS encoding DUF721 domain-containing protein, which encodes MGADQGKDKQRGDAPAPRPEPARFVYGPRPIGALVPALLKPSFRRRAPATAQLVADWEMIIGPRLAAETMPRKLTASGTLTIACTGPVAMELQHLSETVKERINGHLGKVAVTQLRFVQDPPPAARPAPPPPPQAVEAARQAVESLPPGPLRDAIESLGRVVLSGRKR
- a CDS encoding thioredoxin domain-containing protein, giving the protein MPHSRRVILGLGAGLAAFGAGAPLRRAAAATPSDDPRFAERAVGRADAPVTVIEFYSLTCSHCAAFSRDTMPRVHRELIEAGRLRLVYWDFPLDQVALMATAIARSLPPERYEPFVTTLLATQDRWAFARGVNTTEELARMAALAGMPREAFNRAIADTELRTWILTRREEASKSYGIEATPSFAFKGPKAKDRVESGALGYDAFAKYVAAAG